DNA from Haloplanus sp. HW8-1:
GAACATTACACTCCAGAATCAGATTGAGTGCGTAACTCGAAGCTGAAGTTACGAATGGCCTCGGGACCCCCACCACCGTTTCAGCAATTCCCGTGGGAAAGGGTGGAGTCGGTCGATTTTAAATCAAACACACGATACAGTACAAGACACGCTGGCTAGCCGTTGGGTACTTGCCCACTCTCTACTCTGGGTGAATTCCTGAAACGGTGGTGTGGGTGTGATCTGCCTATTTCTATTAGAACCTCCCATTCAGCGTCACGCGAAAGATCTCCGACAAGACGTCCCGGACATCTTATTCAGCAGAATACAACACGGCCAGTCCGTACGTCGATTGTCTTGCGGTCTCTATACGTACTGCTTCAAACTGACCGAAATGAGGACTCCCCCCTCCGGTGTTTCCGAAGCTTTGCTACCCCTCCACCATTTCCGAAGCTTCCACTATACAGCTCGACTAGCCTTACCAAACTCCTCAGCACTATTGGCTCAACTCGTTTGGTAAGACACTCCTAGCGATATACGCTCTCACTCTACTATTTTCGGAGTTTTAGGACAATCCTCACCCTCCGTCGTTTCCGGAGCTTTTCAGGAACTCAGTACCACGTTAGAAAACACGAAACTCCGATTCAGTAGTCGGAGATATCGGACTGGAGGATATTGTTATCGTCGGCCGTCGACTCGATGATGTTCGCGAGTTCTTCGAAGCGAGTCGTCGACAGGAGGACCTCGAGCACGGCTTTCAGCGGAACGTCAAGCTCATACTCGTGATACCGGCCAGCCGAGAGCCCCTCATTCCGTTCATAGACGCTGATGAGCCCGAGCATATTCATATCCGAGAGGTGGTCGCGAACACGGCGCTCGCTCACGCTGTCGGCGTCAAGTCGGTCGCAGATCTTCACGTATCGTTCGTAGAGATCGCGAGAGCGGATGGGGACGTCATCGAGCGCCTGGTGGTACGCGAGCGCACAGAGGACGGCGTGTCCCTGTGTCGTGAGTTCCTGCATCCCCTCGTAGAGTTGGTTCTTTTCGAGCTCGTCCTGGGCGTCCCGGACGTGCTCCTCGGTCACGGTGTCAGAATCGGCGGCTTGCGCGAGCTCGCCGGCCTCACGGAGCAGTCGGATCGCCTGCCGGGCCGATCCCGTGTCTTGGGCGGCAAACGCCGCACAGAGCGGGACGACATCTTCGGCGAGGACATCGTCGTGGAACGCTTTCTCGGCACGTGGGTTGAGAATCGAGCGTAGCTGATTCGCGTCGTATGGGGGGAAGAGAATCTCCTTTTCGGCGAGTGTGTCCTTGACCTTCGGCGAGAGGTTATCCCGGAACTGGAAGTCGTTGCTGATGCCAACGATTACCGGGCGGACGTCGTCGACGTAGCCGTTCGACCGTGCTCGTGGGAGCCCGTAGAGGATGTCGTCGGAGTGGCCGATGTTGTCGATTTCGTCGAGGACGATTACGACGGTCCCACCGAGCGCGTCGAGTTCCTCGTAGAGGATATCGAAGACGCGTTGCTGAGAGTAGCCGGTGGTACTGATGCGGTCCTTGTCCTGGCTTTCGCGAAGTTCGTTGACGAGGGCGACGGCGACCTGGTAGGACGAGGAGAGGTTCTCGCAGCTGACCCAGACGGTCGAGAGATCGACGTCGTCGTACTCGGTCGCGTCGTTCTCAAGATGGGACAGCATAAACTTCGTCGCCACTGTCTTCCCCGTTCCCGTCTTGCCGTACAGAAAGATGTTCGACGTCGGGCGGTTATCGATGATCGGCTGGAGGGCTCGTTGATATTTCTCGAGTTCCTCGTCCCGTTCCCGGATATCCTCGGGCTCATAGGAGTCGTCAAGTGGTTCGGCATCAGCGAACACCTGACGGTCTCGTTGGAACATCCCCATGATAAACCGCCACACGGGACGATATCATAAAACCACCGCTTCCTAAGTTTCCGGAGCGTCCGGAGCTCGGTGACTTAAAAGTGATAGCCACACCGACGGTTCCGAAGCTCTGTTTCTTTATAACACCCTCTCACTCCACTGTTTCCGAAGCTATCGAAATGACGTGGGGCTTCCATTGAGCAGAGACACTATACAAGACAAAAGAACTAAGTCACTTACCGTAAAACAGTAACCGCAATACAGCAAAAACAACACTCTAGAAAAAGAATATGTTTAGAGTGGAAGGACAGAACTCGTGGAGCGGATCGTCTTCTCGGCAATCTCTGCCGTCTCTGTCGTGGTCCCCTTCCTTCCCATGTGGATAGCTCCGGAAATGGTGGAGTGAGGGTTCGCGTTATTGGTCGTCAGCAAAAGCTTCGGAAACGGTGGAGGGTTCGTGGACTCTATCTTCTCCGATTTGTCCTGCGGCTTCTTTCCTCGAACGCCTCTCAGCTCCGAGTCAGTTCAAACTGCGTGGCAGGGCGAGTGTGTCTTCATCGTGGTCAGCGACTCCTTGGACGACAGCCGTCACTGTGTACGTCACATCATTCGGAACGATTGGATCAGCGTCACAACCATTAGCTCCGGAACCGACGGAGGGGTAGCTCAGCCGACGGATCCGTCTCTTCCGCTGCTACTAAAATCGCGATAATCACACGATAGCGTTGACCTCAATGGTGTTTACTTCGGAAACGTCGGAGGGTGTCTCCGAATCTTACCAAACATTTATTCCTTAACGGGGCTTAGCGTTTGGTAAGACAATGCCGACACGGCCACCAGCTCCAGAGGGCCTGCCGCAATATCTCGTTGAGGGCGTCCCGAAGCAGGACGACACGGATTTGCGTGCTCTTCAGGACTGGATCGACGATCTCCTCGAGTACCGCCAGGATGTTGCCGCTGAGGATATTGACGCCGGCGAGGGCGAGTCGATTGAAGCTGTCGAAGAATCGGGTGGTGGGACCGTGGTGATCAAGAAAGTCAGCTGTGGCAAAGACAACTGTAAGTGCCAATCCGGGGCACTGCATGGCCCCTACAAGTACGTCGTTCGTCGACAGGGGGACAGTCTCGATTGGGAGTACAAAGGGCCGGTCACGGAGTGATACAGACAGATAGCGCATACCTCCGTCTTAGGGCGGAGGTCAAGCGATAGGTATAGTGTGCCAATCCACGAGTCCCGCCATTACTGGATTTCCTACGCTTCACCGAGGGTATTAAGACACCGACAAACCATAGTGTGCAACACGGATGAAGACCACACGGCACGCGACCTACAACCTCAACTATCACATAGTGTGGTTGCCGAAGTACCGCAATTCGGTACTCGTCAACGAGGTCGCCGACCGTGTGCGAACCATCCTTCACGAAATCGCCGACGACAAGGGATTAGAGATCATTGACCTGACCGTTCAACCCGACCACATCCACCTGTTCGTCAGTAGCCCTCCGAAACACGCCCCCTCTCTTCTCGCCAACTGGTTCAAGGGTATTTCGTCACGGAAATACAACCACCGCTACGCCGACGACGAGGGCGAGAAGATTCGATGGGAACGGGGCTACTACGCAGGAACGGCGGGGCATGTTTCCAGCGAAACGGTGCAAGACTACATCCAACGTCACGAGGAAGGCGACCAATGACCGAACTCACCAAAACGCTGGAACTGAAACTGGTGGACCCGAACGCACACAAACGGCGGAAACTCCGAGAGACGCGAGAGGCGTACCAGCACGCCCTCCAAGACGCCTTCGACGCTGGGTGTACCACCCAAACCGAAGCAAACGACGTAGTAGTCAACTACGATCTGAGCGGGTACGCGAAGAACGCGCTCAAGAAGTACGTCCCGCAACTCACGACGACGTACAACGCGGGCGAACTGCACGACAACCACCCTGTCCGCTTCACGAACGAGGGGCTACGGCTGGACCACAAGCCCGAGAACGCGATCGAGTGGTACGTCAAAATCCCACACCACGAGGACTACCAGCTCTGGATGCCGGCACAGCCAAACCCCGACCAACGGGACTGGTTGGAGGCGTTGAACGCTGGTGACGCGGGGATGGGTGAGAGTCGGCTGTTCCAGCGGGACGGGACGTGGTATCTCCACGTCACTGCCACCCGCGACGTGGAGGTCTGTTCCAAGGCATCCGACGACGAACGGACGCCTATCGGAGTGGACGTCGGAGAAGCGTCACTCGTCACGGTGTGTCACCGCGACGACCACGGTTCTCCGACTAGCCCCGAACTGTGGGCCGACGAAGGCAAGACCGTTCGTCGGCTCCGCAAGACCTACTTCACCGCTACGCGACGGCTCCAAGAACGCGGAAGCAATCGTCTCGCCGAGTCGTTCGGTGACAGCCTGTGGACCCAGATAGACGATGTGTTCCACCGTGTCACCCACGAAGTCGTAGAATACGCTGAGTCCGTCGAGAATCCCGTACTGGTGCTGGAAGACCTGACGTACATTCGGGAGTCGATGGACTACGGCGAGTATATGAACCGCCGTCTCCACGGCTGGGGGTTCGCCAAACTCCACGCACAGATACGGTACAAGGCCGCCGAGAAGGGAATTCCCGTCGAGACGGTGAACCCGCGTAACACCTCAAAGGAGTGCCATGCGTGTGGTGAAGTCGGGTATCGCCCGAAGCAGGCGACGTTCAAATGCACGAACGACGACTGCTGGATGGGCGAGTACCAAGCCGACGTGAACGGAGCGATAAATATCGCAGACCGCTACCTCAGCGGAGAGAGTCGTTCCAGAGAATACCCGAACGACAATGACTCGGCTGAGGATGGGGCGCATTTGACCGCGCCACAAGACAGCCAAGCCGATGCTGAAACCCAGCAAGCGACGCTTGGAACGTATGCGTCTTGAAACTACAGGGCCGTTGCACTCGGCCTGAAATTCCGTGGCGGGATTCCCGCGTCTTCAGGCGCGGGAGGAGGTCAATGTCGCACGGTTCTTTCCCGTCATGTACTCGAGTTCCGCGAGAGACATGAGGTGGGTAGGATGACCGAGGAGTTCTTGGACGATGAGCTGTCGAGTATCCTGCGAGAGCAGCTCAAATAACCGCTGTTGCTCTGCGAATGGATTCGCGTCCCCGGTGTCCATAGGTAACTGAACGAGGAATTAGCATAATAATTCTCTGTCTGTAAGGGGGTGATCGACGACTGTCTTCGCTCTAACTAGTTAACAACGCAAGGGTGGTATTTTCTGATCTGTTGGTTGAGTTTTCTGCGCCCGCACAGGCGCATTCTGACCTTCGTCGAATCATTAGCCTTCTAAATTAGAGCTCAGAATATTATCGTACAGACTATTATAGTTCTACCTCTAACTTCGAAACACGTATGTTCTCCCCACCACGACTGGGAATATGGACCAGTTCGTCAATCGTCTCGATGAACTCGATCGGTTGCAGGCCCTCTACGAGAGCGACGCTGCAGAGCTCGCCATTATCTATGGGCGCCGCCAGATCGGCAAGAGCGAACTCGTCCGCCAATCGATTGCCGACCGCGACGATGCCGTATACTATCAGGCAGTCCAAGGAACAGCGACGACACAGCTCAGGCGATTCGTCGAAGCAGCAGCGACGACCTATCCCGACATCACGGCCGTCAAAGAGGAATGGGAACCGCTCTTGACGTATCTCACCGACAGAGACGCCATCATCGTTATCGACGAATTCCCGTACCTCATCGAATCGAACGAGGGGCTTCCGTCGGTCATTCAACACCTGTGGGATACCGCTGTCGACGAGAGTCAGGCGACGCTCGTACTCACAGGCTCTGCAATCGGTATGATTCATACCCACGTCCTCGATGGCGGTGCGCCACTCTACGGCCGGGTATCTCAGACACCGAATGGCCGTCTCGAACTCGCCCAGCTGCCGTTTCGCTCCATCCAAGAGTTCGTGCCAACGTACGATCCCGAAGAACGGGTGTTCGTCTATGGTGTCTTCGGCGGCACACCCCGATATCTCAGCCCACTCGATCCATCACAGAACCTCGGAGAGAACATCACGCGGCTGCTGTGCGACCCGGATGGCCCGCTCCACGA
Protein-coding regions in this window:
- a CDS encoding RNA-guided endonuclease InsQ/TnpB family protein, whose amino-acid sequence is MTELTKTLELKLVDPNAHKRRKLRETREAYQHALQDAFDAGCTTQTEANDVVVNYDLSGYAKNALKKYVPQLTTTYNAGELHDNHPVRFTNEGLRLDHKPENAIEWYVKIPHHEDYQLWMPAQPNPDQRDWLEALNAGDAGMGESRLFQRDGTWYLHVTATRDVEVCSKASDDERTPIGVDVGEASLVTVCHRDDHGSPTSPELWADEGKTVRRLRKTYFTATRRLQERGSNRLAESFGDSLWTQIDDVFHRVTHEVVEYAESVENPVLVLEDLTYIRESMDYGEYMNRRLHGWGFAKLHAQIRYKAAEKGIPVETVNPRNTSKECHACGEVGYRPKQATFKCTNDDCWMGEYQADVNGAINIADRYLSGESRSREYPNDNDSAEDGAHLTAPQDSQADAETQQATLGTYAS
- the tnpA gene encoding IS200/IS605 family transposase, whose protein sequence is MKTTRHATYNLNYHIVWLPKYRNSVLVNEVADRVRTILHEIADDKGLEIIDLTVQPDHIHLFVSSPPKHAPSLLANWFKGISSRKYNHRYADDEGEKIRWERGYYAGTAGHVSSETVQDYIQRHEEGDQ
- a CDS encoding DUF6788 family protein, which encodes MPTRPPAPEGLPQYLVEGVPKQDDTDLRALQDWIDDLLEYRQDVAAEDIDAGEGESIEAVEESGGGTVVIKKVSCGKDNCKCQSGALHGPYKYVVRRQGDSLDWEYKGPVTE
- a CDS encoding Cdc6/Cdc18 family protein; this encodes MGMFQRDRQVFADAEPLDDSYEPEDIRERDEELEKYQRALQPIIDNRPTSNIFLYGKTGTGKTVATKFMLSHLENDATEYDDVDLSTVWVSCENLSSSYQVAVALVNELRESQDKDRISTTGYSQQRVFDILYEELDALGGTVVIVLDEIDNIGHSDDILYGLPRARSNGYVDDVRPVIVGISNDFQFRDNLSPKVKDTLAEKEILFPPYDANQLRSILNPRAEKAFHDDVLAEDVVPLCAAFAAQDTGSARQAIRLLREAGELAQAADSDTVTEEHVRDAQDELEKNQLYEGMQELTTQGHAVLCALAYHQALDDVPIRSRDLYERYVKICDRLDADSVSERRVRDHLSDMNMLGLISVYERNEGLSAGRYHEYELDVPLKAVLEVLLSTTRFEELANIIESTADDNNILQSDISDY